The following are from one region of the Fusarium keratoplasticum isolate Fu6.1 chromosome 4, whole genome shotgun sequence genome:
- a CDS encoding MFS domain-containing protein, protein MAPTRDDRAVALDASVDTGARATRRHALGNVRIRNQETNALIFIPTPSSDPNDPLNWSPWRKYYTAGLVCLAMTMSNFLAAGPSIAIVQTALSFFPDAVVNDTLTSSAIPKIAYFFTATSLLLGVGCFFWVPIANKYGRRPVYLASYSVYFAVAVALIFIKSYGGFLAGRILMGFGAGAAETIAPITIADIFFLHERGAIMSFYNCALSVGVALGMVVSGLITIDYEWRTIYQVGCALVGFVLVLIFFSFPETAYNRQYDQSDGSITGVEIEKKDCLGLDPANAGRPASVSEQKKRGGTILGISHRSLTNESLLKMFLRPFGLIILPPVLWAALIQAVTIGFLVAVSSNVDTAFEGTYDFDSYQVGLCFIAAIIGSLVGIPAGGHLGDLVADYFTKRNGGIREPEMRLPVMALSLVTTPLSLTLYGVGIHHQLHWIVPTIGLGLLNFSVTQASCVCLVYVIDAYRPVAGEVSLAVLGFKALFGFFLSFYTNPWINNSGYQIAYGTMAGIAAAILILWIPLYIWGKRIRYATWNWPLVSYIHWYGDREVGE, encoded by the exons ATGGCTCCGACTCGTGACGACCGGGCCGTCGCTCTAGACGCCTCCGTCGACACCGGTGCCCGAGCAACTCGCCGACACGCGCTGGGAAACGTCCGCATACGCAACCAAGAGACAAATGCTCTGATTTTCATCCCCACCCCGTCTTCGGACCCGAATGATCCCCTGAACTG GTCGCCATGGCGGAAGTACTACACCGCTGGCCTGGTCTGTTTGGCTATGACTATGTCCAACTTCCTCGCCGCTGGACcttccatcgccatcgtccaGACTGCCCTGAGCTTCTTCCCTGACGCGGTCGTCAACGACACTCTAACAAGCTCCGCTATCCCCAAGATCGCCTACTTCTTCACTGCCACTAGTCTCCTACTCGGTGTCGGATGCTTCTTCTGGGTCCCCATCGCGAACAAGTATGGCCGAAGACCCGTCTATCTTGCCAGCTACTCCGTCTACTtcgccgtggccgtggcccTGATCTTTATCAAGTCTTATGGGGGCTTTCTTGCTGGCCGGATCCTCATGGGCTTTGGAGCCGGTGCTGCAGAAACGATTGCCCCTATTACGATTGCCGACATTTTCTTCCTGCACGAGCGGGGGGCAATCATGTCCTTCTACAACTGCGCCCTATCCGTCGGTGTCGCCTTGGGCATGGTCGTTTCAGGCCTCATCACTATCGATTACGAGTGGAGAACCATCTATCAAGTTGGCTGTGCTCTCGTAGGTTTCGTCTTGGTactcatcttcttctccttcccAGAGACAGCCTACAACCGCCAGTACGATCAAAGCGACGGGTCTATTACTGGCGTCGAAATCGAAAAGAAAGactgcttgggcttggatcCGGCAAACGCAGGCAGACCTGCGAGCGTATCCGAACAGAAGAAGCGAGGAGGGACAATACTTGGCATATCTCACAGATCATTGACCAATGAGTCTTTGCTAAAGATGTTCCTTCGACCCTTTGGCCTTATTATACTTCCTCCTGTGCTTTGGGCTGCGCTCATTCAGGCAGTCACGATTGGTTTTCTAGTTGCTGTCTCGTCCAACGTGGACACGGCGTTTGAAGGAACCTACGATTTTGACTCCTACCAGGTCGGCCTTTGCTTCATagccgccatcatcgggTCCCTGGTTGGTATCCCTGCTGGCGGTCACCTTGGAGATTTGGTGGCAGATTATTTTACCAAGAGGAATGGGGGTATTCGAGAACCCGAGATGCGGCTCCCTGTCATGGCGTTGTCCTTGGTTACCACACCACTTTCTTTGACCCTGTACGGAGTTGGgatccatcatcaacttcactGGATTGTCCCCACCATTGGTCTGGGTCTTCTAAACTTTTCCGTCACGCAAGCGTCGTGCGTATGCTTGGTCTATGTCATTGACGCCTACAGACCGGTTGCTGGTGAAGTCAGCCTTGCTGTGCTGGGCTTCAAAG CTCTATTCGGCTTCTTCCTGTCGTTTTATACCAACCCCTGGATAAACAACTCCGGATACCAAATCGCCTACGGCACGATGGCTGGCATCGCAGCCGCCATCCTTATCTTGTGGATACCTTTATATATATGGGGCAAAAGAATACGGTATGCAACTTGGAACTGGCCACTTGTGTCCTATATCCATTGGTACGGCGACCGTGAAGTGGGAGAATAG
- a CDS encoding Cupin-2 domain-containing protein: protein MTSNQLPIPSRFITGRNQAGKAIFETCLPEPLVRTNVGTHDFFLGYVTNEHPVDLQDNKDIGVYEQYLAQPPGLAVPGGSVLRFVDFPPGKSAMHRTVSIDYGIVLEGEMELLLDSGETRHMRRGDVAIQRGTIHQWINPSSNEWARMVFMLQESKPLVVNGAALQEELGEMEGKLPPSKK, encoded by the coding sequence ATGACTAGCAACCAACTTCCCATCCCGAGTCGATTCATCACCGGCCGCAACCAAGCTGGCAAGGCGATATTCGAAACCTGCCTCCCTGAACCGCTCGTCAGAACCAACGTCGGGACTCACGACTTCTTTCTAGGCTATGTCACCAACGAGCATCCCGTCGATCTCCAGGACAACAAGGACATTGGCGTCTACGAGCAATACTTGGCCCAGCCTCCAGGACTCGCCGTCCCAGGAGGTAGTGTCCTTCGATTCGTCGACTTCCCACCGGGCAAGTCGGCCATGCACCGGACGGTGAGCATCGACTACGGCATTGTACTCGAaggcgagatggagctgCTACTAGACTCGGGCGAGACCCGCCATATGAGACGCGGAGATGTTGCGATCCAGCGCGGGACGATTCACCAATGGATAAATCCTAGCAGCAACGAGTGGGCACGGATGGTGTTTATGCTCCAGGAGAGCAAGCCGTTGGTTGTGAATGGGGCTGCGTTgcaggaggagctcggcgaGATGGAAGGCAAGCTACCGCCTTCGAAGAAATAG
- a CDS encoding Proteasome subunit beta, producing MDSLVAKYSRPAYQQNEPFEDQDELVNPMADLSIKFAMPPVAQPSSWLRAATDDRSNPDCPIKIAHGTTTLAFRFQGGIIVATDSRATAGNWIASQTVKKVIEINSVLLGTMAGGAADCQYWLAWLGMQCRLHELRHKRRISVAAASKILANLVYSYKGMGLSMGTMCAGVTKEEGPALYYVDSDGTRLAGNLFCVGSGQTFAYGVLDAEYRYDLTDEEALELGRRSILAATHRDAYSGGFINLYHVKEEGWVKHGFNDTNPIFWKTKLEKGEFTNVTSELE from the exons ATGGACTCTCTTGTCGCAAAATACAGCCGGCCGGCGTACCAGCAGAATGAGCCCTTTGAGGACCAGGACGAGCTGGTGAATCCCATGGCCGACCTCTCCATCAAGTTTGCCATGCCTCCCGTTGCTCAG ccctcatcatggctccgAGCTGCCACCGATGACCGATCCAACCCCGACTGCCCCATCAAGATCGCCCACGGAACCACGACCCTGGCGTTCCGCTTCCAGggcggcatcatcgtcgctaCCGACTCGCGAGCCACGGCCGGCAACTGGATCGCCTCGCAGACTGTCAAGAAGGTGATTGAGATCAACAGCGTCCTCCTGGGCACCATGGCCGGTGGCGCCGCCGACTGCCAGTACTGGCTCGCCTGGCTGGGCATGCAGTGCCGCCTGCACGAGCTCCGACACAAGCGCCGCATCAGCGTggccgccgccagcaagATTCTCGCCAACCTCGTCTACAGCTACAAGGGCATGGGCCTCAGCATGGGCACCATGTGCGCCGGtgtcaccaaggaggagggtccCGCCCTCTACTACGTCGACAGCGACGGCACCCGCCTCGCCGGCAACCTCTTCTGTGTCGGTTCCGGCCAGACCTTTGCCTACGGTGTGCTCGACGCCGAGTACCGCTACGACCTGACGGATGAGGAGgccctcgagcttggcagGCGAAGTATCCTGGCCGCCACCCACCGAGACGCCTACTCTGGTGGCTTCATCAACTTGTACcacgtcaaggaggagggctgGGTCAAGCACGGCTTCAACGACACCAACCCCATCTTCTGGAAgaccaagctggagaagggcgagTTCACCAATGTGACGAGCGAGCTGGAATAG
- a CDS encoding LIM zinc-binding domain-containing protein: MRALILLFGTASFLFVEWTFSLQFLFRRLPASMEPFSTASSVAGLIIAAGKIYSLLDFISSVKNSPTTISDAKNEVKHAQSALCSLKRYLNNLASLNPTRTAMIQVDDLRVTLSDAMMAFSDFETLLLTLDNIARVKAFIVWPKYAKDIEERMAKVQRYKTSLTLMLNILQSDTQLEALQSQKRLEALIEGVMHENKTLRHMMNESQDSFDAQSTFTKRQEDYGWTTRTRANDDDDTETIRGVVRGRIGESMGSGSQKDDSKKGHQSRMLRLPFERILEQSWVYKRNRRNSCDCSFISSAGRSHTWSVFSGFSLADVSILSVIAMPLTTMDLANREHYQVEAQNEGLTWPPKDFDEQSGFDSPSSSETPVLPSLGIEDLRSTWNMVSEEEEEPKDWRESNSGVEDEEAPERAHTPLSNSDTLGEDDEIRNYNPEGGVEYNDDELCQCTGCQGPLEKTEAFRLGGFHWHGNCFRCSLCGCIMEQDGKLMIQGNGTITCNDCSQYCADCGCKIEDLAVVLGPNTVVCPSCFVCFVCKQRIRDLKYARSTRGRACMACHEAMTAKKARRKAMLLPAV, from the exons ATGCGAGCCCTGATTCTCTTATTTGGTACCGCGAGCTTCCTCTTTGTGGAATGGACGTTTTCTTTGCAATTTCTATTCCGCCGTCTTCCCGCTTCAATGGAACCCTTCAGCACTGCTTCATCCGTAGCAGGTCTTATCATAGCTGCAGGCAAGATCTATAGTCTCCTCGACTTCATCTCTTCTGTCAAAAACTCCCCGACGACCATTAGCGATGCCAAGAACGAAGTCAAACATGCCCAGTCGGCGCTGTGCTCCCTAAAACGATATCTGAACAACCTCGCCTCCCTCAATCCCACGCGAACGGCCATGATCCAGGTTGATGACTTGAGAGTTACCCTAAGTGATGCTATGATGGCATTCTCTGACTTTGAGACCCTTCTCCTCACTCTGGACAACATTGCGCGGGTGAAAGCGTTTATAGTATGGCCCAAGTACGCAAAAGATATCGAGGAACGCATGGCCAAGGTTCAAAGATACAAGACCTCCCTAACCTTGATGCTGAATATTCTGCAAAG TGACACTCAACTTGAGGCGTTGCAGTCTCAAAAACGCCTCGAGGCATTGATCGAAGGTGTTATGCATGAGAACAAAACACTGAGGCATATGATGAATGAATCGCAAGACTCATTTGATGCTCAGAGCACCTTCACCAAGCGGCAAGAAGATTACGGATGGACAACCCGGACAAGAGCcaatgatgacgatgacacCGAAACAATTAGGGGGGTGGTCCGAGGACGCATCGGAGAAAGTATGGGAAGCGGCAGCCAGAAGGACGACTCTAAGAAAGGGCATCAATCCAGAATGCTCAGACTACCCTTTGAGAGAATTCTTGAGCAGTCATGGGTGTATAAACGAAACCGGCGCAACTCGTGCGACTGCTCATTCATCAGCTCCGCGGGACGATCCCACACCTGGTCTGTTTTCTCAGGCTTTAGCTTGGCAGATGTATCTATCCTGTCAGTCATCGCCATGCCTCTGACGACCATGGACCTCGCGAATAGGGAGCACTATCAAGTTGAGGCTCAGAACGAGGGCTTGACGTGGCCTCCCAAGGATTTTGACGAACAGAGCGGATTCGACTCACCATCGAGCTCTGAAACACCCGTTCTGCCGAGCCTCGGGATCGAGGACTTGAGATCGACTTGGAATATGGTctccgaagaagaggaagaaccAAAGGATTGGAGGGAATCCAATTCTGGggtggaggacgaggaagcccCTGAAAGGGCACACACTCCCTTGTCCAACTCGGACACGCTgggcgaagacgacgagatAAGGAACTACAATCCAGAAGGTGGTGTCGAGTACAACGATGATGAATTATGCCAATGCACTGGCTGCCAAGGG CCGCTTGAGAAGACTGAAGCATTTAGGCTGG GGGGCTTTCATTGGCATGGAAATTGCTTCCGCTGTAGTCTGTGTGGCTGCATTATGGAACAGGACGGCAAACTCATGATTCAGGGAAATGGGACTATTACCTGCAATGACTGTTCGCAGTATTGCGCAGATTGTGGCTGCAAGATCGAGGACCTCGCCGTTGTCCTTGGACCTAATACTGTTGTCTGCCCCTCATGCTTCGTATGTTTTGTCTGCAAGCAGCGAATCAGAGATCTCAAGTACGCCAGAAGCACCCGGGGCAGAGCTTGCATGGCTTGTCATGAGGCGATGACAGCGAAGAAGGCTCGGAGGAAGGCCATGCTGTTGCCGGCAGTTTAG
- a CDS encoding FAD-binding-3 domain-containing protein — protein MATQNGDLDHLPSTENTSASHSHRGPLRVAIIGAGIGGLSAAIGLRRQGHQVDLYEKSSFAVELGAGIHLTPNGNGILRRWGIFAEEFGGTLLNRRFEFHYNGEPILDEDLTTPNLRWEHPWHLVHRVALHERLKRAATGEDGRGLPAILHTSSEVVHVSPERGKITLVNGTIIKADVIIGADGVHSRSRRFICDSMPGVVSSGKGAFRFLIPRSLADEDPETQPLVEARDAAYMWFANDRRVVLYPCNSNKTLNFVCIHPEEESHSVAGDGWDKTGSLEQVLEVFKSFDPVLLRLFRKMNPKELKVWQLLDMEKPPAWVNERMALLGDAAHPFTPYQGQGANQAIEDAAAITVVLPDGTCPADVPERLKMYEKIRYDRAHKIQSDSRRAGSDWKDGKPQVDPAIFGSFNFAHDAYHHANIVFKRHLWKSTPGARWRMPVSFGPSYELRSHDSSDSRQTFTTAAVRFKSSRTYLESLLPTESYTFMADDTLCEVSLAITTRKNVPCLGGADYSRFGLYLHGVQYRRDDGSTVQGSFVPLLLENSADMVISTREEQGMPALFCDIEVDSTPQTYQMKASWRGVNFTDLILEDLEEDPRPAENTGDDVSGRVLLSYHLRPKIGIPEEPGETCAIKGSIGDASCRVTQRWRIKKGSVKLQGHSWESLPTLHHVAASLADMAMYGIVSAEVVSGTGVPDKRKYSRI, from the exons ATGGCAACGCAGAATGGGGACCTGGATCACTTGCCCTCCACCGAAAACACCTCGGCTTCACATTCTCACCGTGGTCCACTCAGGGTTGCCATAATAGGCGCAGGCATCGGTGGTCTCAGTGCTGCTATTGGACTCCGacgtcaaggccaccaagTTGAT CTTTACGAAAAATCAAGCTTCGCCGTCGAGCTGGGTGCCGGTATCCATCTCACCCCCAACGGGAATGGGATCCTAAGGCGATGgggcatctttgccgagGAGTTTGGTGGCACTCTGCTAAACCGCCGATTCGAGTTTCACTACAATGGCGAACCCATCCTGGACGAGGATCTGACGACGCCTAACCTTCGCTGGGAGCATCCTTGGCATCTCGTTCACAGGGTTGCGCTACATGAGCGGTTGAAGAGGGCCGCGACTGGAGAAGATGGGCGAGGTTTGCCAGCTATCCTGCACACATCGTCAGAAGTTGTCCATGTTTCACCAGAGAGGGGTAAAATCACCCTAGTAAATGGCACTATCATCAAGGCAGATGTCATAATAGGGGCGGATGGTGTTCAT TCCAGAAGTCGACGATTCATCTGTGACTCAATGCCCGGGGTTGTCAGCTCAGGGAAGGGAGCATTCCGATTCCTAATCCCGAGATCGTTGGCAGACGAGGACCCAGAAACACAACCTCTTGTCGAGGCTCGAGATGCTGCGTACATGTGGTTCGCTAATGATAGACGCGTTGTTCTGTACCCTTGCAATTCAAACAAGACTCTCAACTTTGTCTGTATACACCCCGAGGAAGAGTCTCATTCAGTGGCGGGTGATG GTTGGGACAAGACTGGCTCACTCGAGCAGGTCCTCGAGGTGTTCAAGAGTTTCGATCCAGTTCTCCTTCGACTATTTCGGAAGATGAACCCCAAGGAACTCAAAGTGTGGCAATTGCTGGACATGGAGAAGCCCCCAGCCTGGGTGAATGAAAGGATGGCTTTACTTGGAGATGCTGCCCACCCATTCACGCCCT ATCAGGGACAAGGGGCAAACCAGGCCATAGAAGACGCAGCTGCTATTACGGTTGTATTACCTGACGGCACTTGTCCAGCAGACGTGCCAGAACGCCTAAAGATGTACGAGAAGATCCGCTACGACAGAGCTCATAAGATACAGAGTGATTCCCGGAGAGCGGGCTCGGACTGGAAAGATGGAAAGCCCCAAGTCGACC CCGCGATATTTGGAAGCTTCAATTTTGCCCACGACGCCTACCACCATGCGAATATCGTCTTCAAGCGGCATCTTTGGAAGAGTACACCAGGTGCCAGGTGGAGAATGCCGGTTTCTTTCGGGCCGTCTTATGAGTTACGCAGCCACGACTCAAGCGACTCTCGGCAGACTTTCACAACCGCTGCCGTGAGGTTCAAGTCGTCACGGACGTATCTCGAGTCCCTACTCCCCACCGAGTCGTACACGTTTATGGCTGATGACACACTCTGCGAAGTGAGCCTTGCCATAACCACCCGGAAGAATGTGCCGTGTCTAGGGGGCGCAGACTACAGCCGGTTTGGCCTCTACCTCCATGGCGTCCAGTACAGGAGGGATGATGGCTCAACCGTTCAAGGCAGCTTTGTGCCTTTGCTTCTAGAGAATTCGGCGGACATGGTTATTTCGACAAGAGAGGAACAGGGGATGCCAGCCCTCTTTTGTGATATCGAGGTTGACTCAACCCCGCAGACCTATCAGATGAAGGCATCGTGGAGGGGCGTGAATTTCACAGATTTGATCttggaggatctcgaggaggatcCTCGACCTGCAGAAAACACGGGAGATGATGTATCGGGCCGCGTTCTCCTATCATATCACCTTAGGCCGAAAATCGGGATCCCTGAGGAGCCAGGTGAGACATGCGCCATCAAGGGGAGCATTGGGGATGCATCTTGCAGGGTGACCCAGAGATGGCGGATCAAGAAAGGGTCCGTCAAACTGCAGGGTCACAGCTGGGAATCACTTCCGACGCTTCATCATGTTGCAGCTAGCCTAGCGGATATGGCCATGTATGGCATTGTATCTGCCGAGGTGGTGAGTGGAACTGGTGTTCCTGACAAGAGGAAGTATAGCAGAATCTAG